The sequence below is a genomic window from Polyangiaceae bacterium.
TACATCGCGAGCGAGACGCTGCGCCATGCGGCGCGTTGGTCGTCGGGCGTGCCCGCCTTGGGATGCTCGAGCTCTTTGAGATCGAAGTCCGGCGCCTTGAGCACCTTGGATATCGCGATGTCGCGCACGGCGTTGTTGCCCAGCATGGCGCCACCGATGGCCATGGTAAACCAGTGCCTTGCAGGTAGCGCGAGCGTGCCCATCCAGGTGCGTAGCGTGCCGGCAATCAGCGCTGGGCTGCGCGGCTCGCTGAAGAGGAGCGCAACGCAGCCATCGAAGGTCGCGCTGTCGTTTCGGTCGAGCGCTGCCCGCATCACCTCAGCGGCTCGGCCGTCGTGATTCTCTAGCAGTGCCTCGCGAAATCGCTCGAGCGGCGGCATCGCCTCCAAGCGGCGTTGTTTCTCGGCGCGCTCTTCCGCCATGCGCTCGGCAGCGCGATCACGCTCTTCGAGGTAGTAGTCGCCCAAGCCGCCCTTGACCTTGTAGTCGCTCGCCGCGACTCGGGCAGCATATCCCGTGAGGTAGGTTTCCAAGGAGGCGGCGACTAGCTCAGGTGAATCGTCGTGGTAGCAGAGGAAAACGCGCCCAGTTTCGCCGTGTACGGCGAGCATGTCCGACTCCAGACCGGCAAACGGGAGCCAGTGGTCCGACTCCACCTCAGCGCGGGTGGCGCTGCGAGGGTTGTCCGCCTCGCGCTCGAAACCGATGAGCAATAGCAAGTTCTCTTGCTCTGCTACGGCCGACCGAGTGGACAGCCAATTGAATCCTCCGGGAAAGAATCCGTTGCCCTCTTCGGGTTGGCCGTTGTGTACCTTCCACAGCGCACGCAAGTCACGCGGCAGCTCCACCCCGAACGCCTCTTCGGCTTCGCGCAGCTGCTCGTCGCTCGCCCCTTGCGCCAAGTTTTCCGCCAATCGAGGCGCCCCATTGCTCTGCATCCAGTGCTGGATGACCTCGACGGCAGCGCGGATCCGCTCGGACATCGCGACGTCCTTTCACGGCGGTGGCACAACGTCCAGTAACTCAAATAGCTGCAATAGACAGGTCTGACTTCTGTGGTTTCCGACACAATTGTCAGGATTTTGCTGACGCCGACTTCAGGGGTTTGCCGAGCGGGTCGTTCGAGACTGCGTGATGGGGGGAATCACGCAACTCGAAGCCCATGGACCGACGCGCGTTTGGGCGCGGACGTGGGCGATGCTTGCTGGGGTCGCGACGCTGGTGTTTGGCGTGGGTGCCTACCTGGATCAGCAGAGCGTCGATGAGCGGGGCCGTGTGGTCGCGGGCGCGTTTGCCGACGGCACCGCGATGCTGATGCAGAAGCGCATCGAGGCAAAGGTGAGCAGCGTACGCGCGCTGACGCGAGACGGAGGGCTCCGGCGCTTTGCCAAGCAGGAGACACCGGAGCTGCGTGCCGAGCTCGAGCAGCGTTGGGGCGTTTTGATCGAAGAGGACGCGCGGCTCTTCCAGGTCCGTCTGCTGAGCGCTACTGGCCACGAGCGCTTGCGGGTAGAGAGGCGGCGAGGCCGAGTAATCGCCACGCCAGTCCACGAGTTGCAGGATAAGTCCGGGCGCGACTACGTCGAAGCCGGGCGCCGCTTGAAGCCGGGTCAGCTCGGGCTGACGGCTATCGAGCTGAATCGGGAACATGGCTTCGTTGAAGTCCCGTGGCGACCCACGTTCCGCGCGTTGATGCCCATCCATGAGGCAAACGGTTTGCTGCTTGGACTCGTGGTGGTGAACTTCGACGCAGAGGGGCTGCTCAGCCTGGTTAGCGCGGCTCCGCCCGGAAATCACGCGGCCCTGTATAGCGAGCGTGGAGATTGTCTGAGCGGTTGCGCGCCTGGGACCGCATTCATGGGTGCGTTCGGCGTACTACCGGTGCTGCCCCAGCAGCAGCCAGAAGTCTGGCGCTGGGCGGAAGCGCGGGCTTCTGGGGAGCAAATCCACGGCCGCAAGGACTACGTTCTGCGATCCATCCCGATGAGTGTAGGCGCTTCACGGGCGGCCTCCGATAGCGGCTTCAAGCTGCTGATCGACTTCGAGCGCGCTCCACTGTTCTCCGCGCGTTCGACCGCGTTGTTCGTCGGAGTGCTCGTGCTGCTGGGCTTGGCGAGCTGGCTCTGGAGCCGAAAAGTTGCGGCGCACGGGGCGGCGGTCGCGTCCGAGGAGCGCGCCGTAGCGCAGATGTACCGCGCGGAAAAAATGGCGGCTTTGGGTGGCATTGTCGCGGGCGTCGCCCATGAGTTGAACACCCCAATCGGCAACGCACTCGCCGTCTCCAGTTCCCTGAGAGACTTCGTCCGCGACTTCGAGGAGCGAATAGCGCGCGGGCAGGTGAGCCGGGGAGAACTGAACGAATTCCTGACGGATATGCAGGAGGGGACGAAGCTGCAACTCCGGAGCTTGAGACGCGCGAGCGAGCTGGTCTTCCACTTCAAGCGGGTTGCCGTCGACCAAGCTGGGGAGCAGCGCCGGCAGTTCTCGCTCCATGACTGCGTGGACGACATCGTCGAAGCCCTACGTCCCAAGTTCAAGGGCACCGCGGTAGAGCTCCGGGCGGACTATGGGATCGATGCCACGCTCGACAGCTATCCGGGGCCGCTTGGCCAAGTGCTAATGAACCTGATCGAGAACGCGCGCTTGCACGGCTTTCGCGAGGACCAGCACGGCGTGGTCCGCGTGATGAGCAAACGCATCGCGGGGAACTTGGTCGAAATCACGGTGAGCGACGATGGGGCGGGGATCCCGTGCGAGTCGCAGAGTCGGGTGTTCGAACCCTTCTTCACGACCCGGCTCGCGCAGGGCGGAAGCGGTCTCGGACTCGCCATCGTTCATAACCTGGTCACAACCCTCCTCGGCGGAACCATTGGTGTTTCCTCGGGGGAAGAAACTGGGACGACGTTCCGCGTGGCGCTCCCAATCGTCGCGCCAGCGGTCAGCACAGCAAACAACCAGCATCGCATGGAGAAGTTCAATGAGTCCCCCAGAGCAGCCTGAAATCACCACCGACTTGGCCTGCATGAGCAGTGGCAGCCTCGATTGGCTGTCGGACGATCGTTCTTCTGAGCCGGAGTTCGACCTGGAGGGAGACAGCTACTGGTACGTGATGATCGTGGACGATGATGAGGAGGTCCATCAGGCTTCGCGCTTCGCGCTGCGACGCTTCGAGGTCTTTGGTCGCTCCATTCGCCTGCTCCACGCGCGCTCAACGAAGGAGGCGATGGATCTGATCACCATGTACGACGACATCGCGGTGGCGATGGTCGATGTCGTCATGGAAACGAAAGACGCTGGGCTGCAGCTCGTGCGCTGGATGCGTGAGCGGCAGCGTGGGCTGACGCGAATCATTCTGAGAACCGGGCAACCCGGTGATGCGCCACCGTTGCGGGTCGTGCGCGAGTGCGACATCGACGACTATCGAACCAAGTCAGAGCTCGACCGAGAACGCATGCTGTGCTGCTTGACGACCGCGATCCGCAGCTATCGTGAGCTGCGTCGCCTGGACGAGAACCGCCGGGGCCTCAAGGTCATCGTGGAGAGCGTGGCCGAGCTCTGGTCGCAAGAGAACCTCTCATTGCTTTCCTCGGGGATCTTGACGCGCATCGCCGCGGTGCTTGG
It includes:
- a CDS encoding SMI1/KNR4 family protein — protein: MSERIRAAVEVIQHWMQSNGAPRLAENLAQGASDEQLREAEEAFGVELPRDLRALWKVHNGQPEEGNGFFPGGFNWLSTRSAVAEQENLLLLIGFEREADNPRSATRAEVESDHWLPFAGLESDMLAVHGETGRVFLCYHDDSPELVAASLETYLTGYAARVAASDYKVKGGLGDYYLEERDRAAERMAEERAEKQRRLEAMPPLERFREALLENHDGRAAEVMRAALDRNDSATFDGCVALLFSEPRSPALIAGTLRTWMGTLALPARHWFTMAIGGAMLGNNAVRDIAISKVLKAPDFDLKELEHPKAGTPDDQRAAWRSVSLAMYAKLKR
- a CDS encoding HAMP domain-containing histidine kinase; its protein translation is MGGITQLEAHGPTRVWARTWAMLAGVATLVFGVGAYLDQQSVDERGRVVAGAFADGTAMLMQKRIEAKVSSVRALTRDGGLRRFAKQETPELRAELEQRWGVLIEEDARLFQVRLLSATGHERLRVERRRGRVIATPVHELQDKSGRDYVEAGRRLKPGQLGLTAIELNREHGFVEVPWRPTFRALMPIHEANGLLLGLVVVNFDAEGLLSLVSAAPPGNHAALYSERGDCLSGCAPGTAFMGAFGVLPVLPQQQPEVWRWAEARASGEQIHGRKDYVLRSIPMSVGASRAASDSGFKLLIDFERAPLFSARSTALFVGVLVLLGLASWLWSRKVAAHGAAVASEERAVAQMYRAEKMAALGGIVAGVAHELNTPIGNALAVSSSLRDFVRDFEERIARGQVSRGELNEFLTDMQEGTKLQLRSLRRASELVFHFKRVAVDQAGEQRRQFSLHDCVDDIVEALRPKFKGTAVELRADYGIDATLDSYPGPLGQVLMNLIENARLHGFREDQHGVVRVMSKRIAGNLVEITVSDDGAGIPCESQSRVFEPFFTTRLAQGGSGLGLAIVHNLVTTLLGGTIGVSSGEETGTTFRVALPIVAPAVSTANNQHRMEKFNESPRAA